The Novosphingobium sp. Gsoil 351 genome contains the following window.
AGATCCTCGGTCCTTCGGCTTCCGCCGACCGCCACCCGACGGCGCATCTACTGCATCAGCAGGCGCACGCCCGAAACGACCAGCACCGCGGCCAACGCCGGGCGCAGCACCGCGTCGGGGGCGCGGCTCGACAGCAGGCTGCCGACGATGACCCCGGGGATCGAGCCGACCAGCAGGTTGAGCAGCAGCGCGAAATCGACGCTGCCCAGCAACCAGTGCCCGGCCCCCGCGACCAGCGTCAGCGGAATGGCGTGGGCGATGTCGGTACCGACGATTCGCGCCACCGGCAGGCGGCGATAGAGCATCAGCAGCACGGTCACCCCGATCGCCCCGGCGCCGACCGACGAGATCGTCACCGACACTCCCAGCAGCGCGCCCAGCGCGATGGTCGGGATCAGCGCCTTGTCCGGCCCGACCGGATGGTGGGTCGCGCCGTAGGCCAGCAGCTTGCGCTGGAACAGGATGCCCACCGCGGTGACCAGCAACAGTGCGCCCAGCACCGACAGGATGATCGCGCTCGTCGGCTTGCCGATATGGACGAAGGTGTTGAGCGCGATCAGGGTCAGCACCGCGGCAGGCAGACTGCCCATCGCCAGGCGGCGCATGATCTTCCAGTCGACGGTGTCTCGCCAGCCGTGGATTCCCGCGCCGATCGACTTGGTAGCCGCCGCGAACAGGAGATCGGTGCCGACCGCGGTCTGCGGACTGACCCCGAACATCAACACTAGTAGCGGGGTCATCAGCGAGCCCCCCGCCGACCCCGGTCATCCCGACGAGGAAGCCCACCAGCAGCCCGGCGACGGCATGGGGCAGGTCCATTTGGGCGAGGATGTCCATCGGCCGCGCAATCCTCTCCCGGCCGGCCGGAGTGGCCGCGTGCCGAAGTGGCGCTTTGGCGTGGCCCAAGTCAATCCGCGAGACAGAGAATGTGCGCCCGTGGGAAGTTGGGCTATTGGCCGCTCACACCAGCCCCAGCTTGGCCAGCTCACCCGCCAGCTTGCCGGGCATGACTTCGCCCGGGTCCTCGCCTTCGCTCAGATCGCGCGGAGCGTCGTCATCGGCGAGATAGCGCCAGCCCTGGTGAGCGCGGCGGAGGCGGGGATAGACGTCGATCAGCCGGGTCGAGATCAGGATGTTGGTGCGGCCATCCTCGGTGGCCTCGAACCCCAGAATCGGCGAGCGCGCGACGAGCTGGTGCTTGTATATCCAGAACAGCGATCCGCCGACCAGCTCGGCGTGGCGCTTGGGCAGATAGCGCGTGGTGAGGCGGGCAATCTCGCCGCGACTGGCGAACCAGCCATGCATCTCCTCGAGCGACTGCGCCTGATAGGCGACCTTGGTCAGATGCAGCGGCATCAGGCGAGGCCCACGACGACCGCCAGGCCCAGGAACGAGAAGAAGCCCATAACGTCGGTCGCGGTCGTCACGAAAACCGCCGACGACACCGCCGGATCGATCTTTAGCCGATCGAGCACCACCGGCACTGCGATCCCGGCAAGTCCTGCGGTCAGGTTGTTGATGATCATCGCGCTGCCGATAACCGCGCCCAGCAGCGGGTTGCCGAACAGCAGCCCGACCGCGCCGCCGATCAGCAGGGCGAGCGACAGACCGTTGGCCAAGGCGATGCGAAACTCGCGCCAGACCATCCGCCAGGTGTTCGATTCGGTCAGCTGGTTCATCGCCAGCGCGCGCACGATCACCGCCAGAGTTTGGGTTCCGGCGTTTCCGCCCATACCGGAGACGATCGGCATCAGCACCGCCAGCAGCGCGAACTTGGCGATCGCCCCCTGGAAGAGGCCGACCACGCTGGCGGCGAGCACCGCCGTTCCCAGATTCACAACCAGCCAGGTCAAGCGGGTGCGGATTGTCAGGTGGATCGGCTCGTTGATGTCGCCGTCGCCCGCGCCGGACAAGCGCAGGATGTCCTCGCCGGCTTCTTCCTGAATGACGTGGACGATGTCGTCGACTGTAATCTGGCCGACCAGCCGCCCAGCATCGTCGACCACCGCGGCGCTGATCAGCGCGTATTTCTGGAAACGTAGCGCGACCTCCTCTTGGTCCATTTCGACCGGGATCAGCGTCTGGTCGCGCTTCATCACGTCGGTCAGCGCGATCCCGCGTGGGGTGCGTAGGATCCAGCTCAGCTTGCACGTGCCCAGCGGGCGGTGCAGCGGATCGACAATGAACACTTCCCAGAACTCGGCGGTCAGCGCCGCGTTTTCGCGCAGATAGTCAATCAGGTCGCCCACGGTCAGATGCTCGGGCACCGCGATCAGGTCGCGGCTCATCAGGCGCCCGGCGGTCTCCTCGGGATAGGCCAGCGCGCTTTCGATCGCCGCGCGGTCTTCCGGCTCCATCTCCGCGAGCACCGCCTGCTGATCGTCCTCGTCGAGATCCTCGATCAGCGCGACCGCGTCGTCGGTCTCCATCTGCTCGGCGAAATCGGCGACGGTCTCGGCGGGCAGCGCCTCGACCAGCAGCTCGCGGACGTGGTCGTTGAGTTCCGCCAGCACCTCGCCGCCCATCAGGTCGGAGATGAGCATCGCGAGCTGTGGGCGGTCGTCCTCGTCGATCAGCTCGAAAAGATCGGCGATATCGGCAGGATGGAGCGGCTCGACCAACGCATAGACGGCGTCGCGATCGCCCGCCTCGACCGCTTCGGCGACCCGCCGGATGAACGATGGCCGAAGCGTGTTTTCGTCGGCGTCGAGGCTTTCGGCGAGGCGCGCGGCATCGCTGGCGGGCAGCGGCTCGCCCGCGTGCGGATCAAGCTGTTCGCCCTCGCGCTCCATCGCGGCGGTGGTCTAGGCGGGCGGGGCGATAAAGCAACCCGGATTGCCCACAGGTGACAAGCGGGCGCGAGCGCCTATATCGACCCCCGCAAACCGATAGAGGATTCCCCCACCATGGCCGACGACACGCTCACCTTCACTCTCGACACCGGCAACGGCAGCGGCGGCGACGTGGTCATCCGCCTGCGCCCTGATCTGGCCCCCGGCCATGTCGCCCGGATCACCGAACTGGCGGGCGAAGGCTTCTACGACGGGGTGGTGTTCCACCGCGTGATCGACGGCTTCATGGCCCAGGGCGGCGACCCCACGGGCACCGGGATGAGCGGTTCGAAAAAGCCCAACCTCGCCCAGGAGTTCAGCGCCGAGCCGCATGTGCGTGGCGTGTGCTCGATGGCCCGCACCCAGGATCCCAACAGCGCCAACAGCCAGTTCTTCATCTGCCTCGACGATGCCCGCTTCCTCGACAAGCAGTACACCGTGTGGGGCCAGGTCGAGAGCGGGATGGAGCATGTCGACGCCCTCCCCAAGGGCGAACCCCCGCGCAACCCCGGCAAGATCGCCAAAGCCACCGTCGGCTGACGACGAGGGCGCGGAACCGGGCCCCGGCCAAGGGGGTTCGATCCTCATGACCGAGTTGCAGAAGCTGCGCGGATCTGAACCCGCGTCGGTCGGGCTTGCGCTGCCGACGACTCCCCGGATGCGCTACTGGAAGCCCGCCCCGGCGCTGCGCGGACTGGTGAGCGGGTACCACCTCTATGCCGTAACCACGCCACCAGGAAGACCGCACCGCGATGTGTTTCAGCCCGCCTGGGCCAATATTCGCGTGCTCCTCACTGCCGCAACCGACTGGCGCGTTCGGGTGGGCGAGGGGGCGTGGAAACCGGTCGGCGAGTGCGCGCTCTTCGGGCCCAGCAGCCAGGTCACGTGGTCCGAAAGCGGATCGGGCATCGTCGTTGGGGCGGGGCTGACGCCACTAGGCTGGGCGCGGCTCAGCAAGTTCCCAGCGGCGAGCTGGGCGAACCGGGTGGAGGATTGCGACGCGGCCTTTGGCGACGTGATCGCTGCGCTGCGCCCGCTGCTGCGAGGCGCGGCGGACGACGATGCTTTGCCGGTGCTGTTCGACGCCTTTCTGATCGGCGCGATGGCGCGCGCCACCCGGCTCGATTCGGCAATCGCCCGGCTCGATTCGGCGCTTCTCGATCCCGCCAACACGACCGTCGGCGCCTTGGCCAAGCGCATCGGGATCACCCCCCGCTCTCTCGAACGCATTGCCGCACGCGCTTTCGGATTTCCGCCTAAGTTGCTGCTGCGTCGGGCCCGGTTTCTGCGCTCGCTCCACGCGATCCGCCGAGCCGAGCCCTCCGAACGCGCCGCGGCAATCGATCCAGGCTACACCGACTATCCCCACTTCATCCGCGATGCGCAGGATTTCCTCGGGATGCCGCCTAGGGCGTTCCTCAAGCTGGACATGCCTCTGTTCGCGCAGTCGGCGAAGTTGCGCGACCAGGTGCTTGGCGCTCCGGCGCAGGCACTGGGAAGCGGCTGACTACAAACTCGCTTTGACGAGCCAGTCATGAAACAAGCGCACCGGCCGCGTCTCCAGCGCCCGGGGGCGGCAGACGAACCAGTAGCTGTAGGGGCTGGGGACCTCGATGTCGTAAAGCCGGGCGAGGCGGTCGTCGTGGGAGCGTACATAGTGATCATCGTGCATGATCGCCACGCCGAGGCCTTGCGCGGCGGCCTCGAGGATCAACTGGCCCGAATCGTAGTGGTCGATCGCCGCCGGCTCCAGCCCGTCGAGCCCCATCGCCTCCTTCCACGCATCGAAGCTGAGCGGCAGGTCGTTGTGGATCAGGAAGGTCTGCCTGGCGAGCCTGGCGACGTCGGGTTCCGCGCCGATCTCGCTTGCCAACTCGCGCGAGGTGATCGCGTAGACCCGGTTGTGATCGAGCCGGACCGAATGCAGCGCGGCGTCGGGCTGCTCGCTCAGCACGATCGCGGCGTCGATCGTGTCGCCCAGCTTGGCTTCGGCATTGGGCATGGAATCGATGTCGATATGGAGCAGCGGATACATCCGGCGCAGCTCGGGCAGGCGCGGGAACAGGCGCTGGCTGCCGAACAGCGGCGGCAGGCCCAGCCGCATCCGCAAGATCCGGCTGTCGTCCATCTGCGCGCCGATCTTGTCGGCCAGGTCCTCGAGCACCGGGGCGACGGTATCGTAGAACGCCTCCCCCGCATCGTTGAGCTTCATCTGCTGGTGCGAGCGCACGAACAGCTTCTTGCCGACGAATATTTCGAGCTGGCCGATCCGCCGCGACAGCGCCGACGGGGTCAGCCCCAGCTCGCCCGCCGCGGCCTTGGCCGAGCCGAGCCGGACGACGCGGACAAAGGCTTCGAGCGAGCGCAAGGGCGGCAGGCGTCGCATCGGCATCGCTCAGGCGTTTAATTCGGGGTCGGCGGGCGCATGGAGGCGCAGCCGGTCGACCCGGCGTTCGTCGCCCGCGGTGACTTCCAGCCGCCAGCCGCTCGGGTGATCGAGCATCGTGCCCACCGGCGGAACCTGCCCCGCCAGCACCACCGCCAGCCCGCCGATGGTGTCGATGTCCTCCTCGACTTCGGCCAGCCGCGCGTCGACTTCGGCGCCGACATCGTCGAGCTCGGCCCGCGCGTCGGCATCCCATTCGATCTCCGACAGGCGGACCAGCAGCGCCTGGGGCGCGTCGTCGTGCTCGTCCTCGATGTCGCCGACGATCTCCTCGACGAGGTCCTCGATCGTGACGATGCCGTCGGTCCCGGAATATTCGTCGATCACGATCGCCAGGTGGGTGCGGCTCGCGCGCATGTCGGCGAGCACATCGAGCGCGCCGCGCGCCTGCGGCACGAACAGCGGCTGGCGCATCAGCGCGGACCAATCCTTCGGCGGGGCTTTTCCTTCCAGGTGCATCCCGGCGATGATCGAGAAGACGTCCTTGATGTGGATCATGCCGACGATCTCATCGAGCGAATCGCCGTAAACCGGCATCCGGCTGTGGCCGTGCTCGGCGAAAGTGGCGACCAGCTCGTCGAAGCTGGCGGAAGCGCGCACGGCAACGATCTCGCCGCGCGGAATCGCCACGTCGTCGGCGTCATGCTCGCTGAAATGGAGCAGGTTGCGGACCATCTGGCGTTCGAGCGGGGTCAGGTCGCCCTTGGTGTCGCCGCCGTCTTCCTCATGCTCGTCGATCGCTTCCTCAAGCTGCGCGCGCAGCGACTGGTCGCCGTCGCCACGGCCGAACAGCGCGGCCTTGAGGGTGCGCCATAACGCGCTGCTACTGTCGCTCTCT
Protein-coding sequences here:
- a CDS encoding sulfite exporter TauE/SafE family protein gives rise to the protein MTPLLVLMFGVSPQTAVGTDLLFAAATKSIGAGIHGWRDTVDWKIMRRLAMGSLPAAVLTLIALNTFVHIGKPTSAIILSVLGALLLVTAVGILFQRKLLAYGATHHPVGPDKALIPTIALGALLGVSVTISSVGAGAIGVTVLLMLYRRLPVARIVGTDIAHAIPLTLVAGAGHWLLGSVDFALLLNLLVGSIPGVIVGSLLSSRAPDAVLRPALAAVLVVSGVRLLMQ
- a CDS encoding DUF1489 family protein produces the protein MPLHLTKVAYQAQSLEEMHGWFASRGEIARLTTRYLPKRHAELVGGSLFWIYKHQLVARSPILGFEATEDGRTNILISTRLIDVYPRLRRAHQGWRYLADDDAPRDLSEGEDPGEVMPGKLAGELAKLGLV
- the mgtE gene encoding magnesium transporter codes for the protein MEREGEQLDPHAGEPLPASDAARLAESLDADENTLRPSFIRRVAEAVEAGDRDAVYALVEPLHPADIADLFELIDEDDRPQLAMLISDLMGGEVLAELNDHVRELLVEALPAETVADFAEQMETDDAVALIEDLDEDDQQAVLAEMEPEDRAAIESALAYPEETAGRLMSRDLIAVPEHLTVGDLIDYLRENAALTAEFWEVFIVDPLHRPLGTCKLSWILRTPRGIALTDVMKRDQTLIPVEMDQEEVALRFQKYALISAAVVDDAGRLVGQITVDDIVHVIQEEAGEDILRLSGAGDGDINEPIHLTIRTRLTWLVVNLGTAVLAASVVGLFQGAIAKFALLAVLMPIVSGMGGNAGTQTLAVIVRALAMNQLTESNTWRMVWREFRIALANGLSLALLIGGAVGLLFGNPLLGAVIGSAMIINNLTAGLAGIAVPVVLDRLKIDPAVSSAVFVTTATDVMGFFSFLGLAVVVGLA
- a CDS encoding peptidylprolyl isomerase, with the protein product MADDTLTFTLDTGNGSGGDVVIRLRPDLAPGHVARITELAGEGFYDGVVFHRVIDGFMAQGGDPTGTGMSGSKKPNLAQEFSAEPHVRGVCSMARTQDPNSANSQFFICLDDARFLDKQYTVWGQVESGMEHVDALPKGEPPRNPGKIAKATVG
- a CDS encoding AraC family transcriptional regulator is translated as MTELQKLRGSEPASVGLALPTTPRMRYWKPAPALRGLVSGYHLYAVTTPPGRPHRDVFQPAWANIRVLLTAATDWRVRVGEGAWKPVGECALFGPSSQVTWSESGSGIVVGAGLTPLGWARLSKFPAASWANRVEDCDAAFGDVIAALRPLLRGAADDDALPVLFDAFLIGAMARATRLDSAIARLDSALLDPANTTVGALAKRIGITPRSLERIAARAFGFPPKLLLRRARFLRSLHAIRRAEPSERAAAIDPGYTDYPHFIRDAQDFLGMPPRAFLKLDMPLFAQSAKLRDQVLGAPAQALGSG
- a CDS encoding LysR substrate-binding domain-containing protein: MPMRRLPPLRSLEAFVRVVRLGSAKAAAGELGLTPSALSRRIGQLEIFVGKKLFVRSHQQMKLNDAGEAFYDTVAPVLEDLADKIGAQMDDSRILRMRLGLPPLFGSQRLFPRLPELRRMYPLLHIDIDSMPNAEAKLGDTIDAAIVLSEQPDAALHSVRLDHNRVYAITSRELASEIGAEPDVARLARQTFLIHNDLPLSFDAWKEAMGLDGLEPAAIDHYDSGQLILEAAAQGLGVAIMHDDHYVRSHDDRLARLYDIEVPSPYSYWFVCRPRALETRPVRLFHDWLVKASL
- a CDS encoding hemolysin family protein produces the protein MASAADPGGEGRSGESDSSSALWRTLKAALFGRGDGDQSLRAQLEEAIDEHEEDGGDTKGDLTPLERQMVRNLLHFSEHDADDVAIPRGEIVAVRASASFDELVATFAEHGHSRMPVYGDSLDEIVGMIHIKDVFSIIAGMHLEGKAPPKDWSALMRQPLFVPQARGALDVLADMRASRTHLAIVIDEYSGTDGIVTIEDLVEEIVGDIEDEHDDAPQALLVRLSEIEWDADARAELDDVGAEVDARLAEVEEDIDTIGGLAVVLAGQVPPVGTMLDHPSGWRLEVTAGDERRVDRLRLHAPADPELNA